The Gemmatimonas phototrophica region GTGGCGGTGTCGGCCTCCATATCGCGACAGTCACCCATCACCGTCCGCGCTGGCGCCGAGCCCTTCCCGTGGGAGGGGAAACAAACGCCAGCGCCGAGTGCGTTGCGAGGATCGCGGAAACCTGCTGCAGATCAGCACCGAGCGCCGTGACGCGTTCGGCGCCGAGGGCGTCTGCAATCATTGCCTCGATGCGCGCGAGGACGGCGCGTCCGTGTGCGACGGCTTCATATCCGGCCGACGTCAAGCTGACGAGAGTGGCGCGCCCGTCCGACGGGTCGGGTGAGTATGCGACCCAACCGCGAGCCTCGCATCCGCTCAAGGCTTGCCCAACTGCCTGCTTGGAGACATCGGCTTGGCGCGCGAGGTCGGTAACCCGTGCCGGCCCAGCTTCGAGCCATGGCAAGAGGCGCATGAGGGCCGGGCGAGCGATGGCCTCCCCCAGCTCGAGATTCACAACCGCTTGGGCGAGCTCGTCCCACTGGCGAGCAGCGGTAAGTAGCGCGAGGGCGAAGTTGGGCTGCTTCAGAGGTGTTTGCGGCATTCCTGAAGGGTACTGCTTCCGAGACATTAGACAACCCCATTGTCTTTTTAGTAAATGCCATTTACCAATTGACCATGATGACAACTCCCGATTGGCTCGACCGCGAGCAGTGGCCATACCACCCGCGCGAGTACACCGACCCCGATGGTCGAATGCACTACGTCGACGAGGGGGATGGTCCCCTGATCATCCTTGTTCACGGCACACCCACCTGGAGCCTGGAATGGCGCCACGTCATTCACGCGCTCCGACCCCAGTTCCGTCTGCTGGCGGTCGACCATCTTGGATTTGGTTTGTCAGAGCGTCCCAAAGGCGTGGCCTACACCCCCGAGGCGCACGCCGAACGTTTTCGCCGGTGGCACGAGACGGTGGTCGGCACGTTGCCTTACGCCATGATCGTACACGATTTTGGCGGACCCATCACGCTGCCGTCCGTGCTCGCCGATCCGCAGTCCTGCCGCCGACTCATCGTGACCAACAGTTGGGGCTGGGACATGGCGCGCGATCCGGCCTTGCGTAGGCAAATCAACTTGGTTCAGGGGATGCTGGGCCGCTGGCTCTATCGGTACGCGAATGCGTCACAGCGCCTGCTGATGCCAAAGGCCTACGGCAACCGCGCGGCCCTCACCCCGTCAATCCATGCGCAGTACCTCGCACCATTCCGAGATCCGGAGGCAC contains the following coding sequences:
- a CDS encoding MarR family winged helix-turn-helix transcriptional regulator translates to MPQTPLKQPNFALALLTAARQWDELAQAVVNLELGEAIARPALMRLLPWLEAGPARVTDLARQADVSKQAVGQALSGCEARGWVAYSPDPSDGRATLVSLTSAGYEAVAHGRAVLARIEAMIADALGAERVTALGADLQQVSAILATHSALAFVSPPTGRARRQRGR
- a CDS encoding alpha/beta fold hydrolase: MMTTPDWLDREQWPYHPREYTDPDGRMHYVDEGDGPLIILVHGTPTWSLEWRHVIHALRPQFRLLAVDHLGFGLSERPKGVAYTPEAHAERFRRWHETVVGTLPYAMIVHDFGGPITLPSVLADPQSCRRLIVTNSWGWDMARDPALRRQINLVQGMLGRWLYRYANASQRLLMPKAYGNRAALTPSIHAQYLAPFRDPEARERVLYALARSLKLSAAFFDDLYAKRQRLATVPTHVVWGMKDGTLPPSILDGWRVALPHAVVHPFEESGHWPQEEKPERFTALVRSILTM